A stretch of DNA from Myxococcota bacterium:
TGCACCTGGCGCCGACCAGCATCTGCTACCCGCAACCACGGCAAAACCTAAATCATAACAATCGTTCTGAAGTGCCACGCAACTCTTAGGCAAAGCTGCTCGCACCTTGCTGATACTGCTCCACCAATAATCGTGATTGCCCCTACCTAAGATCTTAAGGCCGGGCCTGTCACCAATCCATTGTAAGTCCAGCCGTGCTTCTTCCAAACGCATCGCCCAAGACAAATCGCCAGGGCATAAAACCACGTCATCCGGAGCCACCATGCGATCCCAAGCTTCTGCCATACGCTCTGCATGTCCCCGCCAATGGGAACCAAAGATATCCATCGGCTTATTAGAAGAAAACGATAAATGCAGATCACTAATGCCCCAAATATTCA
This window harbors:
- a CDS encoding metallophosphoesterase, with amino-acid sequence MNIWGISDLHLSFSSNKPMDIFGSHWRGHAERMAEAWDRMVAPDDVVLCPGDLSWAMRLEEARLDLQWIGDRPGLKILGRGNHDYWWSSISKVRAALPKSCVALQNDCYDLGFAVVAGSRCWSAPGALDYTDQDQKIYERECLRLKMSLEAAQKLADGRPIIAAIHYPPFAANKGPTGFSELIEQFQVKLCVYGHLHGERSHRTAAQGFINGIEYRMLSCDYLKFEPLLLMSSP